GCTCTCGTTGCCGTTCACGTCCACTGCCGAGAGCTTGTAGTAGCCGCCGGCGGCGCCCGCGTCGACGTAGCCGGTGTCGCTGCGCGTGGCGATCAGATTGCCGGGCGAAGGCGTGAAGCCGGCAGAAGCGCCACGATACACGCGGTAGTACCAGAAGTCGGGCTCGGTGTTGCCGCCCCAGTGAAGATGCGTCGCGCCGCCGGCGTAGGCGCCGAGGAACGGCGCAGGCGGGGCGGGCGGCAGATTGTCGACCGAGTACCCCGAATCGGGCGGCGAATCGTAGAACACGCCGGGCGTGGCCGTCGCCGCGCGCACCATGAAGGTGGTGCGATGGAATCCCGACGCGTTCGAGTCGGCGAGCGTGGGAACGACCGCGAGGTAGGGACCGTCGGTGGTGGCGGCGATCGTGGAAAGGAAATCCCAGCCCGCCAGCTCGGCATGGGCGGGCGCGGCCGGCGTCACCGCCGGGGACGTGGCCACCAGCCGCGCCTCACCGCCCGGCTGCGCCAGGATCGCCGGCACGCCGCCGCGGCGATAGACGTAGTACTGGGTGATCGGCGTGGGTGAACCGTAGTAGTCGAATGCGCTGGCCGCGAACTGGAGTCGCACCTGACCGCCCTGGTCGGGGTGGATGTCGGTGATGCCGGTGATCAAGGGACCGCCGCTCGACGCCACGCGCAGGTTTCGCGCCGCCGAAATGCTGTTCAGGTAGCGGATGTTGTCGCCGTAGAAGGCGGCGATCGTCCGATCGCCGAGGAAGGACGCAGGCTGCGAGACGGCAGCTACTCCGTTGTGTACAAACGCGCCCTGCATGCGGGTCGTGCCGTCGCTGAAGTACACGATGCCGGTGTTGACCGGCCCGGCACCGGCGGGAACCGCCGTCACGTTTGCCGTATAGACCACGCTTCCGCCGACGATGGATGGGCTCGGGCTGACACTCAGCGTGAGCCGGGTGGGAATCAGGCTGGTGAGCAGCACCACCTGGTTGAAATTCGTGCTGACCGTCGCCAGATCGGGACGGCCATCGCCGTTCAGGTCGCCGATCGCGAGTCCCATGGGGTGCGAGGTTGAGGCGTAGACCGACTGCGGCCCGAATGCCCCGCTGCCGTTTCCGGAAAGCACCGAGATCGTCCCGGTTCCGCCGTTGACGACCAGGAGGTCCAGACGGCCGTCCCCGTCAACGTCGGTCAGCGCAACCGTGGTCGGATCGACGCCTGCGGGATAGTCGACGCGGGAAGCAAGCGTGCCGGTGCCGGTGCCGAGCAGCACGGAGACCGTGCCAGGAGTGACGTTGGCGGTCGCCACGTCGGGAATGCCATCCCCGTTCAGGTCGCCGATCGCCACCGAGGTCGGAGTGGTTCCAACCGCAAAGTCGGTCTTCGCGCCGAATGATCCGGCGCCATTGCCCAGCAGCACCGAGACGGTGGCGGCGCCATTGTTCGCGGTCACCAGATCCAGCCGGCCATCGCCGTTCAAATCGCCGATCGCGACTCCCGCCGAGCCCGTGCCGGTCGCGAAATCGGTCTTGGCGCCGAAGGTGCCGGTTCCGGTTCCGAGCAGGACCGAGACCACCGAGCCGCAGGGAGCCACGAGGTCCAGATGACCGTCGTTGTTGAGGTCGGCGGTCGCGATGCCCTTGGGCGCGACCGCGGTCGCGAAGTCGGTCTTCGCGCCAAGCCCACCGGAGCCATTGCCGAGCAACACCGAGAGATTCACCCCATTGTTGTTCCCGGTGGCCACGTCGAGCCGACCGTCGCCGTTGAAGTCGCCGACCGCGATTCCGACGGGACTCTGGCCCGTCGCAAAGTCGTTTCGCGGACCGAACGATCCGCCCCCCAGCCCGAGCAGAACCGAGACCGAGTTCGAGTTCGAGTTGGCGACCACCATGTCGATCCTGCCGT
This genomic window from Candidatus Sulfotelmatobacter sp. contains:
- a CDS encoding VCBS repeat-containing protein, yielding MPSAVRRSAWKSPPLPLTLLTAGLFTIFASGSAMAFGLGVRVDYPVGPNPAALVMADINQDNAPDLITTSNYYGGIMVRLGDGAGNFGPFYAYGHGSGTYGLAVADLNGDGRLDAVYTNASANNVSVLLGDGAGGFGPNADYATSATPYWVAIVDLNMDGHPDLVVANNNGQNVSVLMGIGNGTFAPRVDYPCGASTYPVSVAAGDVNGDGYPDVVVANSNASSVSVLLGNGQGTLAPFTSYPTGNAPFSVALGDLNGDGLPDIVTSSFYASSVSVLLNNGTGFNVNVDYTVPNNAQSICIADLNGDGLPDIATTSTASNVVSVLANNGSGAFGAFTSYAVGAYPTAVAAADVNGDGALDLMVANYSAATVSMLLGAQEAFPFPTISYGTGGFPQDVKFADLNGDGRIDMVVANSNSNSVSVLLGLGGGSFGPRNDFATGQSPVGIAVGDFNGDGRLDVATGNNNGVNLSVLLGNGSGGLGAKTDFATAVAPKGIATADLNNDGHLDLVAPCGSVVSVLLGTGTGTFGAKTDFATGTGSAGVAIGDLNGDGRLDLVTANNGAATVSVLLGNGAGSFGAKTDFAVGTTPTSVAIGDLNGDGIPDVATANVTPGTVSVLLGTGTGTLASRVDYPAGVDPTTVALTDVDGDGRLDLLVVNGGTGTISVLSGNGSGAFGPQSVYASTSHPMGLAIGDLNGDGRPDLATVSTNFNQVVLLTSLIPTRLTLSVSPSPSIVGGSVVYTANVTAVPAGAGPVNTGIVYFSDGTTRMQGAFVHNGVAAVSQPASFLGDRTIAAFYGDNIRYLNSISAARNLRVASSGGPLITGITDIHPDQGGQVRLQFAASAFDYYGSPTPITQYYVYRRGGVPAILAQPGGEARLVATSPAVTPAAPAHAELAGWDFLSTIAATTDGPYLAVVPTLADSNASGFHRTTFMVRAATATPGVFYDSPPDSGYSVDNLPPAPPAPFLGAYAGGATHLHWGGNTEPDFWYYRVYRGASAGFTPSPGNLIATRSDTGYVDAGAAGGYYKLSAVDVNGNES